One part of the Vicia villosa cultivar HV-30 ecotype Madison, WI linkage group LG6, Vvil1.0, whole genome shotgun sequence genome encodes these proteins:
- the LOC131614592 gene encoding uncharacterized protein LOC131614592, whose protein sequence is MANNNIPSSDPFLLEHLIEDSTREVMNRRRQEEPQHALAGQRRPRHETSQPGRQRVQNIQQLQGLQQVQNVEQNPPEGHVQNGEDEQARTHNGPERPQNENETDARDGHAASSFTHTSERQRTRHVEEEEQLDIPEGTDPITVRLLKELQKTNSLLRIQDDRIHELERKRRYRSPPKRRYRSRSYSSSRSPPWRHRRRSPSSSRSPPRRHRRRRSYSRSPPRKSRKNQRPEATEARSLSPEQGHQGPSKAVLKPRERPSPWDNRAGPNNDQERPRRGRHSTSPRPSDEEDFRSPLSEDIRRARLPRGMEKPPALDQLQPDPHGEER, encoded by the exons atggctaacaacaacatcccaagctcCGATCCCTTCCTCCTAGAACATCTGATCGAAGATTCCACCCGCGAGGTGATGAATCGTCGTCGGCAAGAAGAACCACAACATGCCCTTGCCGGACAGAGAAGGCCGAGGCATGAGACCTCACAACCTGGGAGGCAGCGGGTCCAGAACATCCAGCAGCTGCAGGGCCTCCAACAGGTCCAGAATGTCGAGCAAAACCCTCCCGAGGGAcacgttcagaacggggaagacgaACAAGCCCGAACCCACAATGGACCTGAACGCCCCCAGAACGAGAATGAGACCGACGCCAGAGACGGGCACGCCGCTTCCTCATTCACTCACACCTCCGAGAGACAGAGGACCCGTCATGTAGAAGAGGAGGAACAGCTCGACATCCCCGAGGGCACTGATCCCATCACTGTCCGCCTGCTCAAAGAACTGCAAAAGACAAACAGCCTCCTCCGAATTCAGGACGACCGTATCCAcgagctggaaaggaagcgacggTACCGCTCCCCTCCAAAGAGACGTTACCggtcacgctcctattcctcctcgcgctcacctcCGTGGAGGCACCGTCGGCGTTCCCCATCTTCTTCACGCTCCCCACCTAGAAGACACCGCCGTCGGAGGTCATATTCCCGCTCTCCTCCAAGAAAGAGCAGGAAGAATCAGAGACCAGAGGCCACTGAAGCAAGAAGCCTCTCCCCCGAGCAGGGTCATCAGGGCCCCTCCAAGGCTGTGCTGAAACCCCGCGAGCGTCCCTCTCCTTGGGATAATCGCGCCGGTCCCAACAATGACCAGGAAAGACCCCGGCGAGGCAGACATTCAACTTCACCAAGACCTAGCGACgaagaggacttccgcagccctttgTCCGAGGACATCCGAAGAGCCCGCCTTCCTCGAGGGATGGAAAAGCCTCCGGCGTTGGACCA gttacaaccagatccccatgGCGAGGAGCGATAA